The DNA segment AACCAGAATGGCCCCACATCATGGGATATTTAAGTCTTATCCTTACTATACTAGAAGTTGAGGACTGTCCCCGAACACGCTATCTCAGTTCCACCATCTCTTTCCTGTCTTCACCCCCAGTACCATCTTCTTgtttgtgatggtggtggtgctggtggtggtggtggtgatggtggtcagTGACTCACAGCATTCAGGTAAAAGAAAATCATCACTGGGAAttctctggttgtccagtggttcggactctgctttcactgatGAGGagataggttcaatccctgtttggagaACTGACTGCAAgtcatgtggtgtggccaaaaaaaaaaaaagtcaccatttCCTAACAATTCAACGTCCTTTTCCCTACTCCATTCAGCCAGAGAGGGGAAAGGATTCTTGTTCCTTTAAGAACTCTGCATTTGTGCAAAAGGCACCATCCTCCTTCACAATCTCTAATATTTCTCTTCATCAGTGACCAGTCATTTTAGGACAACAGGGAGTTTAATGAATAGGACATTTGAAGAGTTTAATAATATTATTCTAAAAATACAATAGTTGCTACCATGAATATAGACCTATTATTTAAGTATTTGGAGCatacaaatatcaataactcttAGGTGACATTTTAACATATAATTAAACTCTGATAATTAGCTGATTGGGTAATTATTACATAACAACATAAAAGTTGTCAAGACATGTATGAGCAGAACACAAAATTTATATTTCTagaatttatattatttaaattttcagtattaacatatatacaaaatttgTATTTCTAGATGTTATATTAAAAATTCTTCATCCTGATGATCATAGTCATTTTACCTATAACTATTTGAGATCCACACCAGTAAAAGATAACCAGAGCTGCTACGAAACATGTGGAAGCATATTTCTACATGatttgttttaaagttaaaatttccAGAAGTAGATAATTTTTAGTATGATATTAAGACAGCTTCTGGGTGAATAAACTGAAACAAAACAGGATCAAAGAatctccttctccagtatatAATGAAGTGAatgatatagaaaaagaaatacatctaAAATCCACCAAGGAAAGGGTCATGTCATAAATTTAGGAGTGAAGACATAAAATGAAGACAGTATTCTCATGTGTTCTTCTAGCactatttttttacttaaaaatttgacttcaataaaatgtatatattaagaaaaaattctgGCTAAATAGCTTTAATATAATTAGTATAATTATATATTCTGAGGTGTGGGGAGAAATAATAGATTATATAATAATGATTTATGAAATGTACCTCGTCAAACTCTTAGAAGCATTCCTAAAGAAACATGAAATTGTAAAATGTCTCACAAATGTCCTAATATGGAGAgtaatgtactgtgcatataagttgttacagaagggaaaactaggaaaatccatggacaggtGTAGCTCCAAACAACACCAAAGATCCTCAGTATTTGGACATACCATTTTCTAGGGTTCCTCACTGAATAGGAACAAGGTCAGGATAAGAAAGACACCATAGATAGATGAGCAGACTGCACGCTTGAAAGACAGGAGTGAGCTGTGATGTAAGAATATTTAAAGGGATTTCAGAAGAGGTATCTGTCATCCATCAAAGGCTGTAACTATTAATCCTTCAATTTCTCTCCTATCCTTATCCCTCTCATCCTGAGGGTATGGAAAAGAAGATAGATAGCAATACCCAGTCCTCAAACAATGCCACCCAAAGAGAAAGCTAAATGAACCAAAAACTGCAAAAACTATGTGAAAGGGTGACTAGAGATGTTCCAACATTTAATCTTTCAGAATTAATATGAGGTCTGGGTAGAACAGTATATATGTCACACATATGTAGTATGAAAATAATGTCAGGACAGCTATATAATCAGTCTCTtgagaaaaaggagaggagaagtaaagaaagaagtaataaatattgaatgaaaaaCATAGGTAAGGTAAATAGAATAACTAGTTTGGAAGGAAAACATAGATAATGAAACAAATCTCCATAGTGAATAATAATCATATGTAGAGGATAACTGGTAAAGcataacatttttcaaaaaaagttccaaaaagagatgacaaaatagaaaaatatgaaaatggaaatttataaaactaaatataacaacaaaaactCGAACCAGAATATTGAATCCAAGTAAAACTAGAACTCGAAATTATACAACCAGAGGGAATTATGGTTGCAAAACAGAATATAAAGGTTATATATCATGAAAAAAGTAACACTACAAGCAACAACAATTAAGAGAGAGGCAGGAACAAATGTAACAACAATAACTTTAGATTCAACTGTTTTAAGTTAACATTGATTTCATATGTACTTATGTGCAAGCCACAATCCTATTCATTTTCTCAATGAATTATCTCATATAGTCCTAAAAACAACCTATAATTATTGAATTATTATTAATGGTGCAATATACTTTTGGCTTTActaatttttacattatttacttaaaaaaagaatatgtagatAGTCTTAGGAAAATAATGAAGTCATTactctaaaataaaaaagcatatgttattaatataaaGGCAGGAGATGATGGGGACTAAATGATCTCTCATCTCAATCCGTAGGTCAGTAGTTGACACTCTTTAAGAGACAGAAAGCCCAACTTGAATTGTGTCAGGGCAGGCAGTACAAAGCTgctaaagtagaaataaaatgccTGCCAATATTACTGATAACCAATTCATGTAAGAGCTGGtgtatattttcataaaaattaaggaTTCTAGGCGGGGTTTGCTTAATATAATTCCCCATtttgagagaaggaaagaaatggtggattatataataattattggTGAAATATGCTTTTCAAAACTAAATTGGAATGATACATGGTCTATTTCCTAAGAAATTCAGCCAGTATTTTCCATAAAATCTGAAGAACTCCAACAACTAAATCAGAAAGTTTTACAAGGCAATATTTGCTTGAATTTAGTCAACTGtacttggatttttattttaaataagcagAGAGTTCTGTTTCATTGCAGTAGTGGATGAAATTCTGAATGCATATGTTCCAAAattaaattttccattttgaatagaaattgaaaaataatgaagagctctacaatataaaattaaatttcagttcAAGTGTCTTATCAATTTTTAATAACTAGAAAATAGGAAAATGCtgataaaacaaaattatggcTTGCAGAACATAAGTTAGCATGCTGTTTGttaagaaaaacaagtgaaaatgtTCTATCAaagttaaaggaaataaaatttatatataatagcttgtaATAGGAAACTGAAGGGAAAAGTTAATTAATAAATCTTGATGACACCTTCCTACTAGATGTTTAATGTActaatttttcatctttaattcaCCTTTCATTCACCTATCTATACACAATAACAATCATAGTTACCAACCTCTTAGAGCAAAGACATTCATGGGCTTATGCATCCTGTATTTAGTGAGTATAGAGCTCCACATATGAAGGTTAAAATGTTTAGAAAGTTTGAGACCAAAGATAACGATAAATAATGAAGATAGAGAATATTTTCAAAGCTGCATCATATTTGTATTAACATGTGACCAAGGAAGTGCTTTCTTTGGCACTGTGATTTTTCTGAagttgagggattttttttttttttttaaagattatgtgGTAAAAAATTAACAGGACTGGACAGGAGTCAGAAGATCCGGCTCTTTCATTGCAAGTTGCACAGTACTTAATCTCCTAGAAAATTTCAGGAGATTTAAAGTATTAATATCAAGTAAAACATGTCAAGTGCTACTTAAGCTGAAAGGTCCTTTCTATATATTCATGTAATTTAGTACCTGCTATTCTTTTTgtttaagcttccctggtggctcagcagtaaagaacctgcctgccaatacaggagatgcaggaggggcaggtttgattcctgggtcgagaagatcccctggaaaaggaaatggcaacccactccagtattcttccttggaaaatcccacagacagaggagtccagtgggctacagtccacggggtcacaaagagtcagacaggactgaagcaactaaaccactgccaTCCTTCTTGTTTAGGTATAATAATAGCTATAGCTTAAAACAGCAACTTACCTTAAAAATACACAAGTAGGTAATATAGTAAGAGCAGAAAAGACGTATCAAGGCAGACACAAACTTTAAGATTGACATAGGAattttaactaaatgaaaataattttaaaaggatgtcTTTCGATACTGCTTATTTAgtattccttttcttccttaaatacaATGACTTTGAAAATGAGTAGTTATAGAAAACTGAGGGCACTGTTTGCAGGATtgaaatttagaaaactaaataaCATTAAgaaccagaattttaaaatttagtagaGACCCAGAAACTTTAGCTTAAgtactttctaaaataaaacataacagcAACTAAAAACCCCACTTGTATGCACAACATAACTCTAATGTAGGGCAAGCACCGACAGCTTGCAAATAATCTCTGGGATCTTTTAAATCTGCACAGATACCTGATTtagtgtcattttcttttctgttcattcTACTGGGACTCAGGTCAAGCAATATGAACTTGGATGTCATCCTATGACCTTTCTGTGATGAAGAAAAGATTGGATTGTCCTCTCTTGAGTGTGAGATAATGAAAGGCTTGTCTGGGGAAATCTTTTGCAGTGATCCCCAATTGTCCGAAGGCTGATAGTTGGAGTTGATAGGTAGTTCTAAAAGACAATGCGCAGAAATGTATAAGGAAAACCTAAGCAACAAGTTTAAGAATAGACTTTTTAGTTTCAAAGAGATCATAGTTGAAACACGACTAATGTCTACCATGATTTTCATTCCTATTATTTTCTATAACAGTAATTCTTTTCTGTAAACCTCAGATTCTTCTCTACTTTTTTATTCAAGGTAATAACTGTGTAATTTATGACTTCTCTAAAAACAAAACTTCTTACATATTTCCCTTGGCTCCCTAGGTTAACAGCGTGAATTAGAACTGCAATAGCTTTCCCTATGAATGGCATACAAATCGTTCACTTGAAAGTAAATTATCATTTGTTATTAAAATTCTTTCTgataattttaatagaaaaattatttctctagtagtctaattttaaaaattggatatttttaaacatttaaaatattaaaaaattaacaattacTTTTTTGCCAGTAAATACAATTTATTGGTGAGCAAAATTTAGACCAGCATGGCCAAATTTGGCAGTGTTGTCAAAGACCTCAGGAGTGCAGAGCTCGCCACTTGTCCAAAGGTCCACGGTTGGGGACATATTTGACTCCACAACCATCGGGAATGAGGCGCTTCTTAGCCACTTTGTCTTCAAATTCATCAGCATTAAACTTGGTAAAGCCCCACTTCTTGGAGATATGAATCTTCTGGCGCCCAGGGAACTTGAACTTGGCCCTGCGTAAAGCTTCAATCACATGTTCCTTGTTCTGAAGCTTGGTGCGGATAGACATGATGACTTGACCAATGTGGACTCGGGCCACCGTACCCTGGGGCTTTCCAAAGGCACCTCGCATACCTGTCTGAAGCCTGTCAGCCCCAGCACAGGACAACATCTTGTTGATGCGGATGACATGGAATGGATGGAGTCGCACTCGGATGTGAAAGCCATCTTTGCCACAACTTTTCACCATGTACTTGTTGGCACAAATTCGGGCGGCCTCTAGGGCTTCAGAAGAGAGCTGCTCGTATTCATCAGACACCATGTGGCCACAGAGTGGGAACTCATCCACTTTGGCCTTCTTCCGACCCAGGTCAAAGATGCGGATCTTGGCATCGGGGACACCTCGGCAGAAGCGAGACTTTGGGTAAGGCTTATTCTTGCAGTACCGGTAACAACGGGCAGGGCGGCGGCCCATGACAACAAGAAGAATCTCAGCAGTGCGTAGTAGTGAAGGAGGCGCTCGCGCTCACGCCTGCGCATGCGCTATTTGTATATTGCCCATCTTTAGGTGCGGGAACCATAGAGGACTTGAAGACTCTCTTTCACAACATCCCCACCATAGATGCAGGTATACTCTACGCATGCGTATGGGGGATTTGAAAAATGAGCAGGACAGAGAGGCTACTGAATATATTGGCATGCGGGCATCCTGGTGAAGCAGTGGATTTTCCAGCAGCGGCCCTGTAAGGCTGTTTCCTTCCTCCTGTTTATCTTGAGCCTAGAATGTTTGCCGTAAGGTTTGTCATAGGTATAAAAGATGTACTTTCCCAGAATTTGAATGAGGAAGGGCTCTCTATCTAGTAAACACACTTTGTGTCTGGTTTGTTCAAATAAGGCCAGAGCTCACATCTCCTATTGCCGATTGTAGATCAATTGCTATTTGTCTGAGTATGTGCTCACCTTCATGGATAAAGTGGTTTCTTGGTATGAGCTCCCTGGTGAGGCTCAGGAAGAGATGAAAGTAGAGGGGAGAAAGAGATAGAATTTATCTGTTGTGCATGTTGCTTGATAATTGCTTTAGAAACATgagtttggttttatttatttggccacgtGAAATGATTTTATTGTCAAAATGTCATCCATAGTATTGGAATACCAACTAAACTTTTTAACTTTAAGGCTGTTTGCATTTTCAAATGTTGCTGCTTCTGGGAACTATATAAAAAGTAACTGTTGGGAATTCCTCCGTGGTCCAGTTGtcaggacttggcactttcactgtccGGTCTGTGTTCTGTCGCTGGTTAGGGAGCTGATTCCACAAGCCAGGAGGCAAggccacagaaaaaaaaaaaaagaagagtaactatttatgctttattaatGTTTTACACCTTACTGAGAATGAGCTTCACAGTTTGTTTTCATCtattatttgattttataaaaatattatgatcAGAGTGTAGGAAAGAGGGAAATGAAGGGGAGAAATTTACAATTAGTcaatcagttgagttcagttgctcagtcgtgtctgactcatcgtgatcctgtggactgcagcacaacaggcctccctgtccatcaccaagtcctggagtttactcaaactcatgtccattgagtctctgatgccatccaaccatcttaccctctgtcatccccttcttctcctgccttcaatctttccagcatcagggtcttttccaatgagtcagcactttgcattaggtggccaaagtataggagtttcagctttagcatcagtccttccaaagaactcccaggaccgatctcctttagaatggactggttggatctccttgcagtccaagggactctcaagagtcttccccaagaccatagttcaaaagcataaattcttcagacCTTAGCTTTTtctatagtcccaactctcacatccatacatgactactggaaaaacaatagctttgactagacggatctttgttagcaaagtaatgtctctgctttttaatatgctgtctaggttggccataacttttcttccgagaagcaagcgtcttttaatttcatggctgcagtcactacctgcagttattttgcagcccaaaaaactgtttccctatctatttgccatgaagtgatggggccggatgccatgatctttgttttctgaatgttgagctttaagccaactttttcactctcctctttcactttcaacaagaggctttttagttcttcttcactttctgccgtaagagtggtgtgatctgcatatctgaggttattgatatttctcccagcaatcttgattccagcttgtgcttcatccagtccagcatttcttatgatgtactctgcacataagttaaataagcagggtgacaatatacagccttgacgtactccttttcctatttggaaccagtctgttctatgtccaattctaactgttgcttcctgacttgcatacagatttctcaagacgcaggtcaggtggcctgatattcccatctctttaagaattttccagtttgttgtgatccacttagtcaaaggctttggcatagtcaataaagcagaagtagatgtttttctggaactctcttgctttttcgatgatccagcagatattgacaatttgatctctggttcctctgccttttctaaatccagcttgaacatctggaagttcatggttcacatattgctgaagcctagcttggagaattttgaccattactagcgtgtgagatgagtgcaattgtgcggtagtttgagcattctttggcattgcctttctttgggattggaatgaaaactaacctttttgagtcctgtggcccctgctgagtttt comes from the Budorcas taxicolor isolate Tak-1 chromosome 10, Takin1.1, whole genome shotgun sequence genome and includes:
- the RPL10L gene encoding 60S ribosomal protein L10-like, yielding MGRRPARCYRYCKNKPYPKSRFCRGVPDAKIRIFDLGRKKAKVDEFPLCGHMVSDEYEQLSSEALEAARICANKYMVKSCGKDGFHIRVRLHPFHVIRINKMLSCAGADRLQTGMRGAFGKPQGTVARVHIGQVIMSIRTKLQNKEHVIEALRRAKFKFPGRQKIHISKKWGFTKFNADEFEDKVAKKRLIPDGCGVKYVPNRGPLDKWRALHS